In a single window of the Deinococcota bacterium genome:
- a CDS encoding ABC transporter permease encodes MALREAWWQIRLFWRVPPAAVFTFVLPVALLLLLYWRRAGDVAFADIGFSQAVIPGIAALGVVVACYVNTAIEVAFARDKGILKRLRGTPLPPSAYIAARIVSAAGMGTLSALVMILVGVIFFDIQLGWLTVPMVTVALLVGAGCFCALGLAVASVIPSGEAAPAITNFTLFPLIFFSGMVAPVEDSPRWLTTLASLFPLRPFAEAMRMSFDSTPPDWGLWASNLALILVWAAVGVLLALRFFSWLPREPRSDKVR; translated from the coding sequence ATGGCCTTGCGGGAGGCGTGGTGGCAGATTCGACTCTTTTGGCGTGTTCCACCCGCGGCGGTCTTCACCTTTGTTTTGCCCGTAGCCCTTCTCCTACTGCTTTATTGGCGACGCGCTGGGGATGTAGCCTTTGCTGACATAGGCTTTTCTCAGGCGGTGATTCCCGGCATCGCCGCACTCGGCGTGGTGGTCGCTTGTTATGTGAACACGGCGATAGAAGTCGCCTTTGCCCGCGACAAGGGGATTCTGAAGCGCCTCCGCGGCACTCCTTTGCCCCCGTCCGCGTATATCGCCGCTCGCATCGTTTCCGCAGCCGGGATGGGAACGCTTTCCGCCCTGGTCATGATCCTCGTCGGGGTGATCTTTTTCGATATCCAGCTCGGTTGGCTTACCGTACCTATGGTGACGGTCGCGCTCCTGGTCGGCGCTGGATGCTTCTGCGCCCTCGGTCTCGCCGTCGCCTCCGTCATTCCTTCCGGTGAGGCTGCGCCGGCCATAACCAACTTCACCCTCTTTCCGCTCATCTTCTTTTCGGGAATGGTCGCACCTGTAGAGGACAGTCCTCGGTGGCTCACCACGCTGGCCTCTCTTTTTCCCTTAAGGCCCTTTGCCGAGGCGATGAGAATGTCCTTTGATTCCACCCCTCCAGACTGGGGGTTGTGGGCGAGCAATCTCGCCCTTATCCTCGTCTGGGCGGCTGTGGGCGTCCTCTTGGCGTTGCGATTTTTCAGCTGGTTGCCAAGGGAACCTCGTTCCGATAAGGTGAGGTGA